The DNA sequence AGGGTTGGCCCCTTTTTGATCACATGGTGCGCGTGGAGAGGAagatcatgcaatgatttgagaaGCGTCTTCGTCACATTTACTATGtgaatcatcgctagagagggagatagttgacctccttcatccactcctatagatttgagattttataggaatatacgatctccctagggaaCAAATCTGTCTTGACGTATGGTTTTCAGTtttgcattttgttttatgcaccaatcttcatatAATGACGAGAacattttttctttaaaaatctaggattttatttttaatgttattttgttgtacatgtgatgttgcccaaggtttcccaatagtggtatcagagccaagttgttcatgcGATCGATTGATTTTTAAACTATGTTGTGTTGAATCACGTATAATTATTTTCGCGTAACTTGCTACATTTTTATCGTCAATTGAAATTTTGGATAGCATATATTCTTATGGTTGAAAGGTTCAATAAATCAAGATGTTATCCTCAGAGTATCTGAtgcaaaataaagaaaaaggggcaacaactgttgctgcctcaTAGTTTGGCCAAAGGTTGCTTGCAGTCTTGGCCTAGAGCACACCTTGTTGCTCTCGGCTTGGCCAAAGGTAGCAAGGCTGAGAGCAGCAGGGCTGCTTTTAGCCTGGGCATTGGTAGCCCATGCAGCCATGGTTTCCTGGTTGCAAGGGGCAACCCCAGCGGCTAGTATCCCTAGCGGCCAATAGTCCTAGTCGCCCATGGATAGAATGCAGCCAGGGATTCCTAGCTGCAGAGGGGTCCTTGGTggttagggtttcctagccacacaaGGCAGCCCTATGGCCAAGGATTTCTGGATGCAAGGGAGTCCCTAGCGGCTATGGTTTCCTAGCCACATAGGGGACTTCCTACCGCATGAGGCTCTCTAGGGTAGGGTACCCAAAAaactataaaataattaattaaatagtttaattaattaatatcattattatctagtagtcctacatggtgaTATGTACAaacgatgtatgatgtggacataTGGATCATGCGATgagatatatgtgtgtatgttatgtgattattattattattattggggcctgcaaacccttatttttctcatttattatcgggttTACGTGCTTGTGATTatgttattgttaggatcaaaagcactaagaggagggggggggggggggaggtgaattagtgcagcggaaaactttcgacgattaaaactgcgttcgtacgttgaaatctgattccgacgtaaaagtcatttcatgccaataataactttgaaagcttacggaaacatatttgaagtaaagtaaagaaggcagtttgcagttaagatagaaatcagaatgtaagcgcaaactgaaatatgatgttcgtacgataaaaccgatttccgtcttaacgccgattcgaaaaatacttaactatgaaacacattcctaaatgagcagaagacagtaagctactaagtaggtttgcagtaaagataagatgctcaaagtaaatgcaaactgagatttagagtggttcggccaatcttgacctacatccacttttggcttcctccaccaacgaggtcaccgacgtacactagaggccttccttcaataggcgaaggccaaccacccttttacagtttcactccttttgacgggcttaggagacaaccctgacaaacttttctctcctctcttgaaagatcaaaacttagaagaaaagagggaggataatttctagactttacaacacttttgagctctaaaatcacagagtaagatcaagctttcggtgcttttgggttaccctttcattgctgaaagggtggggtatttataggccccaaactagtttgaattccgagctcaaaactgtcatctcccggaattccggggtatggcggttgcacctcctgactggggcggttgcaccgcctggtagagctcggagactgagcctctgggcggtgccacctcctgtcaggggcggttgcaccgctttggcagagctcggagaccgagctcaggcggttccaccgcctgttaggggcggttgcaccgcccagtctcactcggagaatgagcccaggcggtgccatcgcctgactggggcggttgcactgcccagtctcgctcggagaccatctcctgggcggtgccaccgccgaccctagcggtgccacctcctggcaggaattctggttcgaatgggttgatccattcggcccaatttgggtctgtcaagggcccaattgcccccagattaagttaatgggatcatctcccattcctaacttaatctacatgctaactacgatatttcttaagacatttactgcaacttgctccagtgcgttaatcgcttcttccggcgagcttccgacgaacatccaacgaaccttcgacgatgctccggcggacttccggcaaactcctggacttgcgacgatccacttggcgagttccaacgagcttcttttggcaagctcctggacttctcggatttgttcccgcagaacctccgacgaccgtccagacttccgtcgaactctcgaactcccaatgtgatcatagttttgactccggcgcaactcctactgcatgtctttcttccatcgtagttaatcctgcacacttaaaacaaaacttcgatcgagacaattaatcctaagcaattaaccaagttgtccggtatgtcattggtccctcgacgcttcgtccgattcttcggtgtatcgtcctctcttgcagcctattgcccaatcggccagttgactccgcaactccgatatccttggcacaatatccactcttcttggcccgatgcccgagtccacggcctgaagccttctatcgatacgtcgaccgatccaccggcccgacatccaatcttctgacaagtttctccagcacaacatgattttcctgctttaattgtctcatcttgatcggagcatcctgcgtcactcaaaacgtagattaaaacataaacacatatcaagtgatttcatcatcaaaatacgagattcaatagttataATCACACGATGAGGTACGATAGGAGCGTGGAGGTGACAGTGGGACCCACAAGGTCGAGACAAACGATCGTGACATATCGAGATGCAATGAGATGACGACAAAacggatgaggacgagatggatgatcataaaaaagggggagatagttgaatctcggattttgatgatgaaatcaattgattagtttacgatctaatctgcgttttgagaaaagtgatgcaggaccaacttcgatcatgaaaaagcAAAATGATTGAgtagaagaatcagacgttgggccaaaGTCAGAGATCGGGCATCATGATAGAAGaattggatattgcgccaagatcggatgttgcaggagtcaacatgccgatggatcgagTGATACGTCGAAGGTTCGGACGATGTGCCAGAAGTTCAAATAAAgtttagatgaaccaatgacacgcCGGATAACATAGATTTCTTGTCTTGTAATCATTTAGGTCTTTATTGTTGTAGTTAGATCTTAAATTAAGTTAGTGTTAggtgtaaccctactaactcaattataggcccattgggcctgatctAGGGCTGAGTTGGCTCCATTGGgaggcctattcagtgacccatagctaggtcaagtggtggcaccaccagatcaATCGGTGGAACCACTTATAAGCTAGAATGTACGAAGTGTATGTTTTCCAAAAGACCCGACGGTGGTACCTctagtgttaggcgatggtaccgcccaaactagtaGTCGTACCACTAGTACATGGTCTCCCATGTTGTCAAGTGATAGTATCACCCAaattggacggtggtaccactagttgtcAGTcctacaagcagtggtaccacttagtACTAACgatagtaccgtcaggaccccagaaacctaggatgagacctatttttggctccatttttgaagtcatttgaggcctataaataccccactctttctgctagtcatatgtgtcctacaagccaatcacacgagtgatggcatgtgtgataaaacatacactctttttgcttattattataatattttatcactttatattgcttgatgcataaatatattataatgttcatggatctatgcaatgagaatcagatcgtgatgagattacgataatgagaccgattcacctttaaacatagatcctaaataatcctggtcatagattactcgagaggaacatcaagataaccagacagacttgtgtgttgtatactcatccatatgatagaggtggctggtctcatagttgctcgtgtggggacactagagttaTAGTGTATgtgctcaatggagaatgagttcattgatctgctcacagaatgctagatggttgatgatacctcattgttagataacGATTCTATCTCATAATAGTATATCtagtcattagacttgagacaccaaaaccTTTAAAAGAAAGAGGAGCTTTAAAAGTAGTGTAACTTAAGTCtcccaaaaattaaaaaaaaatttatctaaaCTTTAAATAACCTTTGCCATAATTAGtaagatttaaaaatataaatttaattttttaaggaCTGAAATTAGTAAAAATACCTTTCTAATTGCTTAAAATATAGAAAAATGATTATCTAAACCTTCGTAAgtaagttttaattttttttaaattaaaaattggaaaaagaaaaaaatgtagaACATAAGTTAGATTGTTTCTGAACTGATTAGagacgataaaaaaaaaagtgtaacTAAACATATTTTCTGATATTGGACAAAttcctatttattttttatgctaATTGAACATATTCCTAGTTATGTGGTATGAGACTGGATAAAACCGTTCACGTCTCGATCCAAATAATCACATATTCATATTTTCTTTTACATTGTTTTATCGAAACCATTAATTAATGGAGTGGATGTTAATCGAGTATGGACATCATTTCATCTTCTGCGTTGACATATTGCTTGGGAAACTATGTTCCCACTAGTTGACACTGAGTACCTGAACTAAATGAATTTTCCTCTCACGAGGTTACCATTTTAGTATAGTTCTACGATCTTTCATTTTTCTTTCTCTTATGTTTATGATTTCGTCCGATTGAGATTAATCATCAATATATGATTCAAGATTTATAATTTCATATCGTATTTGAGTTTTAAGCTTAGCTCGATATGATATGATATAAGTATATCGAGTGATATATTTCATTCAGTACACTGttggatgtatatatatataaaaaataaaaaaatgatggcTCTGCTCACGTTAGAAGATCGTAGAGCGAGCAACGTCGCTCGGTTTCCCAACGCAAAAAATAGAGAAACACGATGTCGCTCAATTTTCtcgtagaaaaaaaaaatgtatcgcCTCGCTCGATTTCATCTACTTGGGAGAAAAAATTGTTTTCCCTGTGATGTCACCGAGGTTTTGTCGTCGCATTGGAtctttagattttcttttttcttctttcttctttttttttttcttttccgtcTTTTGACATTTTTTTCTCCCATTCTTTCTTCTTTGTCACCGTCAATGCTACCATCCGAACGAAACTAACaacattattcaaaattaaaatccttcttATGATCATCGTAACAACTCAAACGAGCCACATCGTCTTAAACGGTTAGAATCATCGATCGTTGGTAAATATTTCCACGCGTCCCGCCGTAGCTATTACGCATCATACCGAGACAGGAACGTTACGTGGGCCCCACACGGCATGTGATGCCCCTCGCAACTGGTGGGCGCGCCTCGCCTGCGCGGGCTATGCGAACGACGTCGGAGACGAGTCGATGCTGACACGTCCGAGACCGGCGCCCCGGCTTCCCCGGCGCCACCACTCGCCTCGCCTCATGGGACAACTTGATTGGGTGTGAATTGCAATTTTGCCGGTCGAAGCGTGCGTGTGAGACCCTCTGGGTTAGGGTAGGGTAGGGTAGGGTAGGGTTGTACATTAAGAAAAGACTTTGGCTTCCTTTGTCGCTGACCCGAAACGAATCTTTGCCCCCTAACTGGTGGAAGCTACTGGGTCCCTGCCACCTATCTATACCAACTACGAGGCATTTGGGTCGGGTGTCTGTTCTTGAAGTAAGAAAAGTAATTTGGCTATAAATTATAGTCTTCGGGGTAAGACTCGCTCGTCTCGTCCTTAATATCGATCCGAACGATCAAGGACAAGTCCTGTGACAGACTTTTGGAGACCTCGCAGCGGTGTCTCCAtcatctcttccttctcctttggCCTGCGGATGGAAGCCACGGGAGCCGCCATCTTCCGTACCCGATCGGCCATCCCCGCTGCCGCCGGCAGGGACGCGAGGGTCCCCTTCGCGGCCGCCAGGCGTCCGCGTAGGGCGTCGGTTTTACCGGTTGTGGCGGCCCTGGAGAACGGCGCCAGTGCGTCGGATAGCGTCTCCAAGAAGAGCgtaagcggcggcggcggaggcaggGTGCCCAACTCCAACTACGTGGTGCCGTTCGATCTGACGCCCTCCTTCTGTCGCCCCCTCAAGGAGATCCTTCGGGATCTCAACAAGAAAGTGCCCGACAACATCATCAACGCCGACGACAACTCCATCCCTTGGTATCTCTCGTCTCGTTCTTCTCCTCGCTTCCCTGATCCTTCGCCTCCTACATGATCCATCCATAACCTTTCCGGACGTCGATTTCCCTTTTTCATTAACTATAGCTTAGATTTCAGATGTTGTTCGACCTGGATCACCGATTGCTTGACTTTGACTTTGGGCGGCAGCCTAATTTTATGGTCAACTATGGGAATCCTCGCCTCTCTGTCAGGATCAGAATGGGGTTGGTCATGGCTTGTGTTGCCTTTTCTTGTTGGTTGTGTGCTGCGTTAGTTTAGTTGCAGTTTTGAACTTTGAATTTGTGTTAGCGTTATGAATCACTTGGTTAGCCTGTTGGTGTtacttttggcaacccaacatggTATGTTTAGGCATCTTAAGTTCAACAACATTCTGTTTCCTTTTAGCATCCTCAATTCAGTAGGAACAATGTCAATCCTTCTCTTATAATTACTTGAGAGTTTTGTTCCACATCAACCAGTGATATTGCTGATCAAGGAGCTTGATTTTATGTAGCAGTTTCATACTAGTCTCTGTTTAGATCATATGTTGGTACAGTATTATCTGGTTAGTACTGACAGAGGCAAAAACgacttaaaaagaggaaagcaacaGAAAGGGGGATGAAATAAACAAACACTTTATTCTTCTCTGCTGCTGCCTCCTCATACTCCTTTTAATTCTACTTTTTAGCCTGTGAACATGGCTTCTCCTATTCTTCTTTACTGCTGCTCTGGATTTTAATCAGGGTGGGTCATGACTTTTTGTAAAATTTGTCAGGGCTTTAAGGTGTTGATCAAAACCAATTAAGGTTGAACCTGTAGCCATCTTTAATGAGATGCCACCTACCTCAAATTTGCAGTATATCACCTGGTCCATGCTCAGATTGACTTATGTGCTGCCCAGTTTTGGTGGTTATCTCTCAGAATTGCATCAATTCATGGCTGTTAAGTGGGTGTGGACAAAAAGTATTTTATGTTATTTAACACTGAGGCCTTGTTAATAGTGGCTCCACTCTCCATCTTCAAGTTATTGTGGAGATGAGATGGTGCTCAAGTATTTGATCCGGACAATTTTCTAAGGTGAGAACCACCCTTTATGTTTCTTTAGAAACGAAATGTTCTTGATTCATAACAATGATGCCTAAACACTTGAAATTCAGCCCACAAACATAAAAGTTCAAACCAGTTCTGCTCCATTTTGATTCATATATGGACGTTATTGACACAAATTTGCTGAATAGACATGAAACATCTTGTTTGACCCATCGATGCACATTATTGACCCATATATGCTGAAATAGGCATGAACCATCAAGTGTTGAATATGACTAAACCTAAGTACCAATCACTTGTTATGTTAATGGCATATCTCGACTACAAGGTTCAGATCAGAAGTAAAATGTACCTGAGTCATTTATCAGTGATGACAATTTAATGGCTTATTAAGTGCTTATGTATCTATTTTTGTTCAATTGATAGGCAAACAACTGAttggttcatgaaacaaaaaggaTGACTTTGAACAATTAACTAATGATGCACAGTGACTATGATCTATATGTGTGCAAAAAGCAGTAATTTATCCAATGGAAAGACATTAATTAAGAATGTTATTCTTTGTGCAAACTAATATTTGTCTCTTTAAAATTTTAAGAGTTATGCAAGACTAGTTAGGCTTAGAGGCTTGTGAAGTCTCCAAATAAGTTCTTATAAGCCCAAATTTTAAGTGTAAGATATGACACTTTGAATCTTTCAAAACTATGAATATCAATTTAGTTAATCACCTGATTAACAGTGCAATATTCACGATTCCATTACTCGGTTCGATTAATAAAGTTAAGAAAGTTTTAAAACTCCTACAGCATTCATTTCATTTGGATTTTACGTCGCCTTTAATACTTTTTGTTTCACTTACATTCACGTTTAAAGCTGTTCCAGTATACTCTCGCCTCTTGGGTTAACTGCTACTTAGATCTGGCAAGTTAACCAGGTTAATACTGTTGATCCTTTTTTTGTAGGTATCATGCTAATAGAATGCTGAGCTTCTACGCCCCAGGTGATTTTAATCAATATAAGATTGATTGCAATAGTCTTTTTAACTTTCTCCTACGCCACATACAAAATTGGAGCATTTTAAGGTTGTtccttatatttttatgatggattTTGTATTGCATGGAAGGCTGATTG is a window from the Musa acuminata AAA Group cultivar baxijiao chromosome BXJ2-1, Cavendish_Baxijiao_AAA, whole genome shotgun sequence genome containing:
- the LOC135599160 gene encoding DNA repair RAD52-like protein 2, chloroplastic, whose protein sequence is MEATGAAIFRTRSAIPAAAGRDARVPFAAARRPRRASVLPVVAALENGASASDSVSKKSVSGGGGGRVPNSNYVVPFDLTPSFCRPLKEILRDLNKKVPDNIINADDNSIPWYHANRMLSFYAPGWCGEVRDVIFSDNGNVTVVYRVTIRGLDGEAHRESTGTVSSSDGQFEDPIAAAEEVAFCKACARFGFGLHLYHENEAV